Proteins from a genomic interval of Oxyura jamaicensis isolate SHBP4307 breed ruddy duck chromosome 5 unlocalized genomic scaffold, BPBGC_Ojam_1.0 oxy5_random_OJ106514, whole genome shotgun sequence:
- the LOC118157409 gene encoding ciliary neurotrophic factor-like — MAAADTPSATTLRRRDLCSRGIRLARKMRADVADLLDIYVERQGLDASVSVAAVEGVPAAAAEHWSEQTGTQRLLDNLAAYRAFRALLAQMLEEQREQLGDADAALGRALAAVLLQVSAFAYHLEELLELESRGPPGDEGDGPPAPPRLSLFEQKLRGLGVLRELAQWAVRSVRDLRQLARPGPGAGSAPGLAEGQ, encoded by the exons atggcagcagcagacacCCCCTCGGCCACCACCCTCCGGCGCCGCGACCTGTGCAGCCGCGGCATCCGCCTGGCCAGGAAGATGCGTGCGGACGTTGCCGACCTCCTGGACATCTAC GTGGAACGGCAGGGCCTGGACGCCTCGGTCAGCGTGGCGGCGGTGGAGGGGGTGCCGGCGGCAGCGGCGGAGCACTGGAGCGAGCAGACGGGGACGCAGCGGCTCCTGGACAACCTGGCGGCGTACCGGGCCTTCCGCGCGCTGCTGGCCCagatgctggaggagcagcGCGAGCAGCTGGGCGACGCCGACGCCGCGCTGGGCCGGGCGCTGGCGGCCGTCCTGCTGCAAGTCTCGGCCTTCGCCTACCACCtcgaggagctgctggagctggagagcCGCGGGCCCCCCGGTGACGAAGGGGACGggccccccgcgccccctcGCCTCAGCCTCTTCGAGCAGAAGCTGCggggcctgggggtgctgcGGGAGCTGGCCCAGTGGGCCGTGAGGTCCGTGAGGGACCTGCGGCAGctcgcccggcccggccccggcgctgGCTCAGCCCCTGGCCTGGCCGAGGGCCAGTGA